A window of the Burkholderia sp. 9120 genome harbors these coding sequences:
- a CDS encoding transporter, whose product MKAHSVRYWQGHTTRLALAMCALGAAQASMATEGGIGRPITGMQVTPYAGVVPPTADWIVSITSIYYEGSLGASKSIPIAGTVTAGINYDISYNLINAIRTWGITAGGWNFASSFGVPVQYTDVSSFHGRLPNDTATQFSDIFFTPVVAGYHLSKTDHIALSVQMYAPTGAYNPNRLANAGQNTWTFIPTLAYTKLIPAQNIELSVNYGIEFYTANSDTHYHNAPLSVLDLMAVKRFTGGWGLGVIGGYIQQLGNDTGGLAEFTGGSRGHSVGIGPMVSWSGKVSKTPVSASLRWVNEFEVENRPKGNAVQLSISATFQ is encoded by the coding sequence ATGAAAGCGCACAGCGTCCGGTATTGGCAAGGCCACACCACCCGTCTCGCCCTCGCGATGTGCGCGCTGGGCGCGGCGCAGGCATCGATGGCGACGGAAGGCGGCATAGGCCGTCCGATCACGGGGATGCAGGTCACGCCGTATGCCGGCGTGGTGCCGCCCACCGCCGACTGGATCGTGTCCATCACCTCGATCTATTACGAAGGTTCGCTCGGCGCGAGCAAAAGCATTCCGATTGCCGGCACCGTGACGGCCGGGATCAACTATGACATCTCGTACAACCTGATCAACGCGATCCGGACCTGGGGCATTACCGCGGGCGGCTGGAATTTCGCGTCGTCGTTCGGCGTGCCGGTTCAGTACACCGACGTGTCGTCGTTTCACGGACGCTTGCCGAACGACACCGCGACGCAGTTCAGCGATATCTTCTTCACGCCAGTGGTTGCGGGCTACCACCTGAGCAAGACCGATCACATCGCGCTCAGCGTGCAGATGTACGCGCCGACCGGCGCCTATAACCCGAACCGGCTCGCCAATGCCGGGCAGAACACCTGGACCTTCATTCCGACGCTGGCCTACACGAAGCTGATTCCCGCGCAGAACATCGAGTTGTCGGTGAACTACGGCATCGAGTTCTATACCGCGAATAGCGACACGCATTATCACAACGCGCCGCTCAGCGTCCTCGACCTGATGGCCGTGAAACGCTTTACAGGTGGCTGGGGTCTCGGCGTGATCGGCGGCTACATTCAGCAATTGGGCAACGACACGGGCGGTCTCGCCGAATTCACCGGCGGCTCGCGAGGTCATTCGGTGGGTATCGGCCCGATGGTGTCGTGGTCCGGCAAGGTCAGCAAAACACCGGTGTCCGCGTCGCTGCGCTGGGTCAATGAATTCGAAGTGGAGAACCGGCCCAAGGGCAACGCGGTGCAGTTATCGATCAGCGCGACCTTCCAGTAA
- a CDS encoding glycosyltransferase WbuB — protein sequence MKILIYGINYAPELTGTGKYTAEMAVLLARRGHEVRVVCAPPYYPEWRVTAGYAAWRYQREMRDGVSLWRAPLWVPSRPSGLKRMVHLASFALSSLPLIAWQAVWRPDAVMLIAPTLMCAPAALTLARVTGARAWLHIQDYEVDAAFELGLLKSPRGARFARWIESTLLRRFDAVSSITRQMSARAAAKGVAPSRIVCLPNWVDVSAIFPLSRASDYRRELGIPAGQKVVLYSGNMGAKQGIETLADAAVMLAERTDLTFVFCGSGAARESLLERCAGLSNCIFMPLQPTERLNELLNLADIHVLPQRGDAADLVMPSKLTGMFASGRATVAMARRGTALYEAVAPRGVVVPPDKAKALVAALTMLAGDAERRAALGKAARSYAERALSPEATIRTFEERLGGREDAPRERVKAEAPFFGARHSTAAARRRRKPATAEEAAPD from the coding sequence ATGAAGATCCTGATCTACGGCATCAACTACGCGCCGGAACTGACGGGGACAGGCAAGTACACGGCGGAAATGGCCGTGCTGCTAGCCCGCAGGGGGCACGAGGTGCGTGTGGTGTGCGCACCGCCTTATTACCCGGAGTGGCGCGTGACGGCGGGCTACGCGGCGTGGCGCTATCAGCGCGAAATGCGCGACGGCGTATCGCTGTGGCGCGCACCGCTGTGGGTGCCGTCGCGGCCGAGCGGCCTGAAGCGCATGGTGCACCTCGCGAGCTTCGCGCTGAGCTCGCTTCCCTTGATCGCCTGGCAGGCCGTATGGCGTCCCGACGCGGTCATGCTGATCGCTCCCACCTTGATGTGTGCGCCCGCCGCGCTGACGCTCGCACGCGTTACCGGCGCGCGCGCATGGCTGCACATTCAGGACTACGAGGTCGACGCGGCATTCGAACTGGGCCTGCTGAAAAGCCCGCGCGGCGCGCGTTTTGCGCGCTGGATCGAAAGCACGCTGTTGCGGCGGTTCGATGCGGTGTCGTCGATCACGCGGCAGATGAGCGCGCGCGCGGCGGCCAAGGGTGTGGCGCCTTCGCGCATTGTTTGCCTGCCGAACTGGGTCGACGTGTCGGCGATTTTTCCGCTCTCGCGCGCCAGCGACTATCGCCGTGAACTGGGGATTCCCGCCGGGCAGAAGGTGGTGCTGTACTCCGGCAACATGGGCGCGAAGCAGGGGATCGAAACGCTCGCCGACGCGGCCGTGATGCTGGCCGAGCGGACCGATCTCACGTTCGTTTTTTGCGGCAGCGGCGCGGCGCGCGAAAGTCTGCTCGAACGTTGCGCGGGCTTGAGCAACTGCATTTTCATGCCGTTGCAGCCCACCGAGCGTCTGAACGAATTACTCAATCTCGCCGACATTCACGTGCTGCCGCAACGCGGCGACGCGGCGGATCTGGTGATGCCGTCCAAGCTCACCGGCATGTTCGCGAGCGGCCGTGCGACCGTGGCCATGGCGCGTCGCGGCACGGCGCTCTACGAAGCGGTCGCGCCGCGCGGTGTGGTGGTGCCGCCGGACAAAGCCAAGGCGCTGGTGGCGGCGCTCACCATGCTCGCGGGCGATGCCGAACGTCGTGCGGCACTCGGCAAGGCCGCGCGCAGTTATGCGGAGCGTGCGCTCTCGCCGGAGGCGACGATCCGCACGTTCGAGGAGCGCCTGGGTGGACGTGAAGACGCACCACGCGAACGGGTCAAAGCCGAAGCGCCGTTTTTCGGTGCTCGGCATTCGACCGCGGCGGCCCGGCGCCGGCGCAAACCGGCCACGGCGGAGGAAGCCGCGCCGGATTGA
- a CDS encoding GMC family oxidoreductase, whose amino-acid sequence MFIDTRTVAQNTVIDTTVCIIGGGVAGITLALELSRAGVDACMLESGGFGPDDETRDLYRGENAGLPYSFADGSRSRYFGGSSNCWGGWCRPLDPWDFEKRDWIAHSGWPFGLDELAPYYARTHELLKLGPQNFDPAYWEREIGRPDVRRLPLSTGDMRDTVAQFSPPVRFGKVYRDELSQSSRVRVYLHANVLNIDANADGTTITGVKVGTISGRRLTMQAKIFVLATGGIENARLLLASNDVQAAGLGNAHDLVGRYFMDHPRMMSGKVRFRPGNARNKLYDIKYHYQNAAVSAHGTKISSQFAPKQEWMAREKLLNSRVWLYSKWYGEGSAGSEALIHCKEALLQKDQPGRSLKRDIETMIAHPLDTVGYGLTRLLQWPALITDVTLQAIVEAVPDPDSRVTLSADKRDRFGMPRVRVEWRLGDQVQRTFDKTFALLAQELQLAGVADVQLDAPLEGRAWPTKLEGTWHHMGTTRMHDSPREGVVDRDCKVHGISNLYVGGSSVFPTVGANFPTITIAALSLRLAGHLVRQLDVPDIVGNTRAEAANSAMMSIQATPQVEVLPIAASTLTSLMKEQ is encoded by the coding sequence ATGTTTATCGACACTCGTACGGTTGCTCAGAACACGGTCATTGACACGACGGTCTGCATTATCGGTGGGGGCGTGGCCGGCATTACGCTGGCGCTCGAACTGTCGAGGGCGGGCGTGGACGCCTGCATGCTCGAGAGCGGCGGCTTCGGTCCCGACGACGAAACGCGCGACCTCTATCGCGGCGAAAATGCCGGCTTACCGTACTCGTTCGCGGATGGCTCGCGCAGCCGTTATTTTGGCGGCAGCAGCAACTGTTGGGGTGGCTGGTGCCGTCCGCTCGATCCGTGGGACTTCGAGAAGCGCGACTGGATTGCGCACAGCGGCTGGCCGTTCGGTCTCGACGAACTCGCGCCGTACTACGCGCGCACGCATGAACTGCTGAAGCTCGGCCCGCAGAATTTCGACCCCGCTTACTGGGAACGCGAGATCGGTCGTCCCGACGTGCGCCGCCTGCCGCTCTCGACCGGCGACATGCGCGACACGGTCGCGCAGTTCAGCCCGCCGGTGCGTTTCGGCAAGGTGTATCGCGACGAGCTGTCGCAATCGTCGCGGGTGCGCGTGTACCTGCATGCGAACGTGTTGAACATCGACGCCAACGCCGACGGCACCACGATTACCGGCGTGAAAGTCGGCACGATCAGTGGCCGCCGCCTCACGATGCAGGCGAAGATTTTCGTGCTGGCGACCGGCGGGATCGAAAATGCGCGCCTGCTGCTCGCGTCGAACGACGTGCAGGCGGCCGGCCTCGGCAATGCGCACGATCTGGTGGGCCGCTACTTCATGGATCATCCGCGCATGATGTCGGGCAAGGTCCGCTTTCGTCCGGGCAACGCGCGCAACAAGCTGTACGACATCAAGTATCACTACCAGAACGCCGCGGTGTCGGCGCACGGCACGAAGATCTCGTCGCAGTTCGCGCCGAAGCAGGAATGGATGGCGCGCGAGAAGCTGCTGAATTCCCGCGTGTGGCTCTATTCGAAATGGTACGGCGAGGGCAGCGCGGGTTCCGAAGCGCTGATCCATTGCAAGGAAGCATTGTTGCAGAAGGATCAGCCCGGGCGCAGTTTGAAGCGGGACATCGAGACGATGATCGCGCATCCGCTGGATACCGTGGGTTACGGGTTGACGCGCCTGCTGCAATGGCCTGCGTTGATCACCGACGTGACGCTGCAGGCGATCGTCGAAGCCGTGCCCGATCCGGATAGCCGCGTCACGCTGTCGGCCGATAAACGCGACCGCTTCGGCATGCCGCGCGTGCGGGTCGAGTGGCGTCTGGGCGACCAGGTGCAACGCACGTTCGACAAAACCTTCGCGCTGCTCGCGCAGGAGCTGCAACTGGCCGGCGTCGCCGACGTGCAACTCGACGCGCCGCTCGAAGGCCGCGCATGGCCGACGAAGCTGGAGGGCACGTGGCACCACATGGGCACCACACGCATGCACGACTCGCCGCGCGAAGGCGTGGTGGATCGCGATTGCAAGGTGCATGGCATCAGCAATCTGTATGTGGGCGGCAGTTCGGTGTTTCCGACGGTCGGCGCGAACTTCCCGACCATCACGATCGCCGCGTTGTCGTTGCGGCTCGCGGGTCATCTGGTGCGTCAGCTCGATGTGCCGGATATCGTCGGCAACACGCGGGCGGAAGCGGCCAACAGCGCGATGATGTCGATTCAGGCGACGCCGCAGGTCGAGGTGCTACCCATCGCGGCGTCGACGCTGACGTCGTTGATGAAGGAGCAGTGA
- a CDS encoding DapH/DapD/GlmU-related protein produces the protein MGNVADDPQIGCAPQAEEAHETGRVIDLSLAGKGNYRAARGPLIELIWFVLEACVINNKLLPLSAVRVALLRLFGAKIGNGCRFVHPIRVKAPWNLEVGDKCWFGVDVWIYNQAPIRIGSNVCISQGTFLTAGSHDMSGTMDLQVAPIVIEDGVWITSKCVVQMGVTIGRSAVVTPLSVVHRSLEAEGVYGGNPCRFIRKRFTSVT, from the coding sequence ATGGGTAACGTTGCCGACGATCCGCAGATCGGATGTGCTCCGCAAGCCGAAGAGGCGCACGAAACAGGTCGTGTCATCGACCTGAGTCTCGCTGGAAAAGGCAACTATCGCGCGGCGCGCGGCCCGCTGATCGAACTGATCTGGTTCGTGCTCGAAGCTTGCGTGATCAACAACAAACTGCTGCCGCTGTCGGCGGTGCGCGTCGCGCTGTTACGCCTGTTCGGCGCGAAGATCGGCAACGGTTGCCGGTTCGTGCATCCGATCCGCGTAAAGGCGCCTTGGAATCTCGAAGTGGGCGACAAGTGCTGGTTCGGCGTGGACGTGTGGATCTACAACCAGGCGCCGATCCGCATCGGCTCGAACGTCTGCATTTCTCAAGGCACGTTCCTGACCGCCGGCTCGCACGATATGAGCGGCACGATGGATTTGCAGGTCGCGCCGATCGTTATTGAAGACGGGGTGTGGATCACCTCGAAGTGCGTCGTGCAGATGGGTGTGACGATCGGCCGTTCGGCGGTGGTGACGCCGTTGTCGGTCGTGCATCGTTCGCTCGAAGCCGAGGGCGTGTATGGCGGCAATCCGTGCCGTTTCATTCGGAAACGGTTTACTTCAGTGACCTGA
- a CDS encoding oligosaccharide flippase family protein, with protein MRAIRLPAVSIAGSFGASAATWVLLQQFAVRGLVAIKFLAIGRMLGPAAIGSVSVALLAVAIAEALSDTGLAQAVIQGEHAPTRPQLGAVWTTLTARGVLISLLLVALAPLLSSQFHLNGSLVLIQLAALLPLLRGLASPTYYVVQRERRFQHIAGVEVAASFVDCSVGLALAYFGAGAASVLIGLVAGESLKSTLTWATMKPRPPIRAVWSGIGHYVGFSRWIWASSVINLLLNQFDKVVVGKLLGPAQLGSYQMSSRLAQMLLADAAIAMSQYLFPTFAAHHRRNPQSASRVIKIYLLAIAVGLTAFVVVLRMIAEPLFSLILGAAWLPAVPLFRILVINMAIGALIAVLVAYLRAVGDAKATVHASAIQVVVLLVSAPPAVHWWGVTGIAWSMTLGLGCAAAWMLFRTLTARTS; from the coding sequence TTGCGGGCGATCAGGCTTCCGGCAGTGTCGATAGCGGGCAGTTTCGGCGCGAGTGCGGCAACGTGGGTGTTGCTGCAACAGTTCGCCGTGCGTGGCCTCGTGGCGATCAAATTCCTCGCGATCGGCCGCATGCTCGGGCCGGCGGCGATCGGCAGCGTGAGCGTGGCCTTGCTCGCGGTGGCGATTGCCGAAGCGCTGTCCGACACCGGGCTCGCGCAGGCCGTCATTCAGGGCGAGCATGCGCCCACGCGTCCGCAACTCGGCGCGGTCTGGACGACGCTGACCGCGCGCGGCGTCCTCATTTCTTTACTGCTGGTCGCGCTTGCGCCGCTGCTGAGCAGTCAATTCCATCTGAACGGTTCGCTCGTGCTGATACAACTGGCCGCGTTGTTGCCGTTGTTGCGCGGGCTGGCTTCACCGACCTACTACGTGGTGCAGCGCGAGCGGCGCTTTCAGCACATTGCCGGCGTCGAAGTGGCGGCGTCGTTCGTCGATTGCTCGGTTGGGCTCGCGCTCGCGTATTTCGGCGCGGGTGCGGCTTCGGTGCTGATCGGGCTCGTGGCGGGCGAAAGCTTGAAGAGCACGCTGACCTGGGCCACCATGAAACCGCGTCCGCCGATTCGCGCGGTGTGGTCGGGCATCGGTCACTATGTCGGGTTCAGCCGCTGGATCTGGGCGAGCAGCGTGATCAATCTGTTGCTCAATCAGTTCGATAAGGTGGTGGTCGGCAAACTGCTCGGGCCCGCGCAACTGGGCAGCTATCAGATGTCGTCGCGGCTCGCGCAGATGCTGCTCGCCGATGCGGCGATCGCCATGTCGCAATACCTGTTTCCCACGTTCGCGGCGCACCACAGGCGCAATCCGCAGTCGGCGTCGCGCGTCATCAAGATCTATCTGCTGGCGATCGCGGTGGGACTGACCGCGTTCGTCGTGGTGCTCAGGATGATCGCCGAGCCGTTGTTCTCGCTGATTCTCGGCGCGGCCTGGCTGCCCGCGGTGCCGCTGTTCCGGATCCTCGTGATCAACATGGCGATCGGTGCGCTGATCGCCGTGCTCGTTGCGTATCTGCGCGCGGTGGGCGATGCGAAGGCGACCGTGCATGCGTCGGCGATTCAGGTCGTCGTGCTGCTGGTGAGTGCGCCGCCCGCGGTGCATTGGTGGGGCGTGACGGGCATTGCCTGGTCGATGACGCTCGGCCTCGGCTGCGCTGCGGCGTGGATGCTATTCAGGACGCTGACTGCAAGGACGTCGTGA
- a CDS encoding glycosyltransferase — translation MKILHLLASVDPRAGGPVEGVRRSGIAMQDAGHDIEVATCDAPGDAYLAAFPFAVHTFGPTQSRYGHNPRLAPWLAANAKRFDAVIVHGLWQYHGFAAWKALHNSEVPYYVYVHGMLDPWFKETYPLKHMKKWLYWPWAEYRVLRDAHTVIFTTEEERTRARQSFWLYRANERIVPFGTTVPPLDAAPLREAFLQAVPGLRGKRIVLFLGRVHAKKGCDLLIDAFARVAGRDPALHLVIAGPDESGWGVTLRAQAQAAGIAHRLSLPGMLQGDLKWGAFHASDVFALPSHQENFGVAVAEALGCGLPALISDKVNVWREIEADGAGLVAPDTVDGTEKNLLRWLDLDDAAREQMRAQATRTFNARFRIETMVSALTALLETKGAPVDERDDPTPLATLCEATQQSR, via the coding sequence ATGAAAATCCTCCATCTGCTTGCCAGTGTCGATCCCCGCGCGGGCGGTCCCGTCGAAGGCGTCCGCCGTAGCGGTATCGCGATGCAGGACGCCGGTCACGACATCGAAGTCGCCACCTGCGATGCACCCGGCGACGCCTACCTCGCCGCGTTTCCGTTCGCGGTGCACACCTTCGGTCCGACGCAAAGCCGCTATGGCCACAACCCGCGTCTCGCACCGTGGCTCGCCGCCAACGCGAAACGCTTCGACGCGGTGATCGTGCACGGTCTGTGGCAATACCACGGCTTCGCGGCATGGAAAGCGCTGCACAACAGCGAGGTGCCGTATTACGTCTACGTGCACGGCATGCTCGACCCGTGGTTCAAAGAGACTTATCCGCTCAAGCACATGAAGAAGTGGCTCTACTGGCCATGGGCCGAGTACCGCGTGCTGCGCGACGCACACACCGTCATCTTCACGACGGAAGAAGAACGCACGCGCGCGCGTCAATCGTTCTGGCTGTATCGCGCGAATGAGCGGATCGTGCCGTTCGGCACGACCGTGCCGCCGCTCGACGCCGCACCGCTGCGCGAAGCTTTCCTGCAAGCGGTGCCCGGTCTGCGCGGCAAACGCATCGTGCTGTTTCTCGGCCGTGTGCATGCGAAAAAAGGCTGCGATCTGCTGATCGACGCGTTCGCACGCGTGGCGGGCCGCGACCCGGCGCTGCATCTGGTGATCGCCGGTCCCGACGAAAGCGGTTGGGGCGTGACGCTGCGCGCACAGGCCCAGGCGGCCGGCATCGCGCATCGGCTGAGTTTGCCCGGCATGTTGCAGGGCGATCTCAAGTGGGGTGCGTTCCATGCGAGCGACGTGTTCGCGCTGCCCTCGCATCAGGAAAACTTTGGCGTGGCGGTGGCTGAAGCGCTGGGTTGCGGACTGCCCGCGCTGATCTCCGACAAGGTCAACGTGTGGCGCGAAATCGAAGCGGACGGCGCAGGCCTGGTGGCGCCCGACACCGTCGACGGCACCGAGAAGAATCTGCTGCGCTGGCTCGATCTCGACGACGCCGCGCGCGAACAGATGCGTGCGCAAGCGACTCGCACGTTCAATGCGCGCTTCCGGATCGAGACGATGGTCAGCGCGTTGACGGCGCTGCTGGAAACGAAGGGCGCGCCCGTCGATGAGCGGGACGACCCGACGCCGCTCGCCACGCTGTGCGAAGCGACGCAGCAAAGCCGCTAG
- a CDS encoding glycosyltransferase, with translation MEQDYVLIVEPNLTGHRWRYVEWTMQACAEAGYPCILVTECANEDHRLARQITAANRPDQQIAFVDPEEPQRGRLPDPNPYWRFHRYFKRVHSILSRMQNIRLVVVPYVDYFFYSLPFLGSPFGKTPWIGITMRATFHHHKVGIKAPDRPVVNAIKAQLFKRAIRTGGLRTLLTIDPTLPEWAAHHSSKSSAKVAYVADPFPDEHAENPVLARARLGLDPDQRYLLVYGAITERKGIYELVHALTRLEHAPTLIVAGEQDDVTRHFMRNHVRSLTPAPLVLDEFISNDIERDLFSACDAVWLGYKGHYGMSGVLVQAYRFGKPVIATEDGLIGWFSRRCELGPILSDLSSASIGRAITETMTSWPHPREAEPAAREDLLSRHTLGQFKQTLLQQMA, from the coding sequence ATGGAACAAGACTACGTCCTGATAGTGGAACCCAATCTGACCGGCCATCGCTGGCGCTATGTCGAGTGGACCATGCAGGCCTGCGCGGAAGCCGGTTACCCATGCATTCTGGTGACCGAATGCGCGAACGAAGATCACCGGCTCGCGCGTCAGATCACCGCCGCCAACCGCCCGGACCAGCAGATCGCGTTCGTCGATCCCGAAGAGCCGCAGCGCGGCCGTTTGCCGGATCCGAATCCGTACTGGCGCTTTCACCGCTACTTCAAGCGCGTGCATTCGATCCTCAGCCGCATGCAGAACATCCGCCTCGTGGTGGTGCCCTACGTCGATTACTTTTTCTATTCGTTGCCGTTTCTCGGCTCGCCGTTCGGCAAGACGCCATGGATCGGCATCACGATGCGGGCGACGTTCCACCACCACAAGGTCGGCATCAAGGCGCCCGATCGGCCGGTCGTCAACGCGATCAAGGCGCAGTTGTTCAAGCGCGCGATTCGCACCGGCGGACTGCGTACGCTGCTGACCATCGACCCCACGTTGCCCGAATGGGCCGCGCACCATTCGTCGAAGAGCAGCGCGAAAGTCGCCTATGTCGCCGATCCGTTTCCCGACGAGCACGCGGAAAATCCGGTGCTCGCGCGTGCGCGTCTCGGCCTCGATCCCGACCAGCGCTATCTGCTCGTGTACGGCGCGATCACCGAACGCAAAGGCATCTACGAACTGGTGCACGCGCTGACGCGGCTGGAACACGCACCGACGCTGATCGTCGCCGGCGAACAGGACGACGTGACCCGCCACTTCATGCGCAATCACGTGCGCAGTCTGACGCCCGCGCCGCTGGTGCTCGACGAGTTCATTTCTAACGACATCGAACGTGATCTGTTCTCCGCCTGCGACGCGGTGTGGCTCGGCTACAAGGGACACTACGGCATGAGCGGCGTGCTGGTGCAGGCGTACCGGTTCGGCAAGCCGGTAATCGCGACGGAAGACGGGTTGATTGGCTGGTTCAGCCGGCGCTGCGAGTTGGGGCCGATTCTGAGCGATTTGAGTTCCGCGTCGATTGGCCGCGCGATTACGGAAACCATGACGTCGTGGCCGCATCCGCGCGAAGCCGAGCCGGCCGCTCGCGAAGACCTGCTATCGCGGCACACGCTCGGGCAATTCAAGCAGACCTTGCTGCAGCAGATGGCTTGA
- a CDS encoding acyltransferase: MKFFGGARPTTRGRAIELDFVRGIAIIAVMGFHFHAVQTGNYLIQVIEYPLKNFGREGVNLFFTLSGFLVGGLLLRQYAETGHVDARRFIVRRIFRIWPAYYVLIAFHVLAGRHPWNTFLVQNLTHLQNYLGTSITQTWSLAVEEHFYLVLPALLLLFARWKLGAWTIVGVLTGICAVVLTARCFAVAGGDLDGAFAYTQYRIDSLLVGVILSAIYWMKPAVYHQLARRKGLLILGVVILCAWLVLATKNLALDESIGYTIQALGFAALIVLVLEYSGSLRESWIYRGVAWIGLYSYGIYLWHSLALAPGDILIRKTTAMGFPPSLIWVLALTAQFAIAIFIGYVTTRAIEYPFLLMRNALFPEKRSSSVREEVPAGGQLS, encoded by the coding sequence ATGAAATTTTTCGGCGGGGCGCGGCCCACGACACGGGGACGGGCGATCGAACTCGATTTCGTCCGCGGCATCGCGATCATCGCGGTGATGGGATTTCACTTTCACGCGGTCCAAACCGGTAATTACCTGATTCAGGTCATCGAATATCCGCTGAAAAATTTCGGCCGCGAGGGCGTGAATCTGTTCTTCACGCTGAGCGGTTTTCTGGTGGGCGGCCTGTTGCTTCGCCAATACGCTGAAACCGGCCACGTCGATGCGCGGCGCTTTATCGTGCGGCGGATTTTCCGCATCTGGCCCGCTTACTACGTGCTGATTGCTTTCCATGTGCTAGCCGGACGGCACCCGTGGAATACCTTCCTCGTTCAGAACCTGACCCACCTGCAGAACTATCTGGGCACCTCGATTACCCAGACCTGGAGTCTCGCGGTCGAAGAACACTTTTATCTCGTGCTGCCCGCGCTGCTGTTGCTGTTTGCGCGCTGGAAGCTCGGTGCATGGACGATTGTCGGCGTGCTGACCGGAATCTGCGCGGTGGTGCTGACCGCGCGCTGCTTCGCGGTGGCGGGTGGCGATCTGGATGGCGCGTTCGCCTACACGCAGTACCGGATCGACAGTTTGCTCGTCGGCGTGATTCTGTCGGCGATCTACTGGATGAAGCCCGCTGTCTATCATCAGCTCGCCAGGCGCAAAGGGCTGCTGATTCTCGGCGTCGTTATCCTGTGTGCGTGGCTGGTGCTCGCGACCAAAAATCTCGCGCTCGACGAAAGCATCGGCTATACGATTCAGGCGCTCGGTTTCGCCGCGCTGATCGTGCTGGTGCTCGAGTATTCCGGCTCGCTGCGCGAGTCGTGGATTTACCGCGGCGTGGCGTGGATCGGCCTCTATTCGTACGGGATTTACTTGTGGCATTCGCTGGCGCTCGCGCCGGGCGACATCCTGATTCGCAAGACCACGGCAATGGGATTTCCGCCGAGCCTGATCTGGGTGCTCGCGCTGACGGCGCAATTCGCGATTGCCATCTTTATCGGCTACGTGACCACGCGCGCGATCGAATACCCGTTCCTGCTGATGCGCAACGCGCTGTTCCCGGAAAAGCGCAGCAGTTCGGTGCGCGAGGAAGTGCCCGCGGGTGGGCAGTTATCTTGA
- a CDS encoding glycosyltransferase — MRVFHLVLAPRLSGAEVLAKDLALDQSAEGMAVCVASLLPAHADFASLREELQSHDVQCWFPRHRHGLPVKLWQLFRAVQRFRPDVIFAHATIPSFYARALPLRVPVVYVMHSAGNDFERPLFRRVEHLLKGRARVVIGVSQQGVTDYVKAIGPHPSMTVVPNGVDLARFSFTDSVARSDCAPQVVQIGRYTALKNQLLTVRAFSEVLKQVDDARLVLYGVIEDPEYQAEVIALADQLGIGERVVVAGPRTDVARVLSESNVFVMPSQSEAHSVAFLEALASGVPIVANRIPAFAFANGFPNVQLVDTEDMRCYVEAVVAALGQARAQRSLTGLTLRDTAARYRAIANQVKLAVPTR, encoded by the coding sequence ATGCGAGTTTTCCATCTGGTGCTTGCGCCACGATTATCGGGCGCGGAAGTCCTGGCGAAGGACCTCGCGCTCGACCAGTCCGCCGAAGGGATGGCGGTGTGCGTGGCGTCGCTGCTGCCCGCGCATGCCGATTTCGCTTCGTTGCGCGAGGAACTGCAGAGCCACGACGTGCAGTGCTGGTTCCCGCGGCATCGGCACGGTTTGCCCGTCAAGCTGTGGCAGTTGTTCCGCGCGGTGCAGCGCTTCCGTCCCGATGTGATCTTCGCGCACGCAACCATTCCGTCGTTTTACGCGCGCGCGTTGCCGCTGCGTGTGCCGGTCGTGTACGTCATGCATTCGGCGGGCAACGACTTCGAGCGGCCGCTGTTCCGGCGCGTCGAACATCTCCTGAAGGGTCGCGCGCGGGTGGTGATCGGCGTGTCGCAGCAAGGCGTGACCGATTACGTGAAGGCCATCGGCCCGCATCCGTCGATGACGGTGGTGCCCAACGGCGTGGACCTGGCGCGTTTTTCGTTTACGGATAGCGTGGCGCGCAGCGATTGCGCGCCGCAAGTCGTGCAGATTGGCCGCTACACCGCGTTGAAAAATCAGCTCCTCACGGTGCGCGCGTTCAGCGAAGTGCTCAAGCAGGTGGACGACGCGCGTCTCGTGCTTTACGGCGTGATCGAAGACCCCGAGTATCAGGCCGAGGTGATCGCGCTGGCCGACCAGCTCGGCATCGGCGAACGTGTGGTGGTCGCCGGGCCGCGTACCGACGTGGCGCGTGTGCTGTCGGAGTCGAACGTGTTCGTGATGCCGTCGCAGTCCGAGGCGCATAGCGTGGCGTTCCTCGAAGCGTTGGCCTCCGGCGTGCCGATCGTGGCGAACCGGATTCCGGCCTTCGCGTTCGCGAACGGCTTTCCGAACGTGCAACTGGTCGATACCGAAGATATGCGGTGCTATGTCGAGGCCGTGGTCGCCGCGTTGGGACAGGCGCGGGCGCAACGCTCGCTCACCGGTCTGACGCTCAGGGATACGGCGGCTCGCTACCGCGCAATCGCCAATCAGGTGAAGCTCGCGGTGCCGACGCGGTAG